A genomic segment from Ptychodera flava strain L36383 chromosome 23 unlocalized genomic scaffold, AS_Pfla_20210202 Scaffold_23__1_contigs__length_28996876_pilon, whole genome shotgun sequence encodes:
- the LOC139123737 gene encoding E3 ubiquitin-protein ligase TRIM56-like gives MAAAPERKVLEEIGEDFLCCTICLEQFKSPKILPCLHTFCEQCLVTLVEKTGSLNCPECRQQYQLPVGGVPAIKGNFFMSNLVEIFKQRLESMQGTEIRCGGCTKNTATHRCMDCRHYLCNNCVTVHRNLPFTQTHQLMTIQEYETAKSTNVVTLQAVEYCSLHRKNEIEFYCQTCQVPVCTNCTIVKHRIPEHVHRDLKDAADEYQTELKAMVDKLKVKEQEAEKNKTLAKQIHHDLTEQCSSEERKVRMKAEEIIKKIKREEQRLIDELKNTYKMKIKRAAVDIDEMEFKHGNIKSACSYIETLMHHGNAAQLLSTKGDVGTCVKQLITMETTVDTNHEDLTFTPE, from the coding sequence ATGGCTGCTGCTCCTGAACGTAAAGTTTTGGAAGAAATTGGTGAAGATTTCCTGTGTTGTACCATCTGTCTGGAGCAGttcaagtctcctaaaattctaccatgtctgcatacattctgtgagCAGTGTTTAGTCACACTGGTTGAGAAGACTGGATCTCTAAACTGTCCAGAATGTCGACAGCAATATCAGCTTCCTGTTGGAGGAGTGCCAGCGATAAAAGGCAACTTCTTTATGAGCAATCTGGTTGAGATATTCAAGCAACGACTGGAGTCTATGCAGGGAACTGAGATCAGGTGTGGAGGTTGCACAAAGAACACAGCCACTCACAGGTGTATGGACTGCAGACATTATCTTTGTAACAACTGTGTTACAGTACATCGAAATCTACCATTTACGCAGACACATCAACTGATGACCATCCAAGAATATGAAACAGCAAAGTCAACCAATGTAGTAACACTACAAGCAGTGGAATATTGCAGTCTCCATAGAAAGAATGAAATCGAATTCTACTGTCAAACCTGTCAGGTACCTGTCTGTACAAACTGCACCATTGTCAAACACCGCataccagaacatgtacacagagacttgaaagatgcagcagatgagtatcaaacagaattgaaagccatggttgacaaactgaaagtgaaagaacaggaagctgaaaagaacaaaaccctGGCCAAGCAGATACACCATGATCTTACAGAGCAATGCAGCAGTGAAGAaaggaaggtgagaatgaaagcagaagaaatcatcaagaaaataaagagagaagagcagagactgatagatgaactgaaaaacacttacaaaatgaaaattaaaagagcaGCTGTTGATATTGATGAGATGGAATTTAAACATGGTAACATTAAGAGTGCATGCAGTTACATAGAgacactgatgcatcatgggaatgctgCTCAACTTCTCTCCACAAAGGGTGATGTTGGTACCTGCGTCAAGCAACTTATCACCATGGAAACTACTGTAGACACCAATCATGAAGACTTAACATTCACACCAGAGTGA